The following proteins come from a genomic window of Coregonus clupeaformis isolate EN_2021a chromosome 2, ASM2061545v1, whole genome shotgun sequence:
- the LOC121586094 gene encoding uncharacterized protein DDB_G0274171-like has translation MWLELCGHLLTLDCLTLDCPRLDCPRLDCLTLDCPTLNCLTLDCLTLDCSTLDCPTLDCLTLDCPRLDCPRLDCLTLDCPTLNCLTLDCLTLDCPTLDCLTLDCPTLDCTTLDCLTLDCTTLDCLTLDCLSLDCLTLDCLTLDYPRLDCTTLDCPTLDCLKLDCPTRLLDCPRLNCLTLDCLTLDCSTLDSPTLDCLTLDCLTLDCTTLDCLTLDCLSLDCLTLDCLTLDCPRLDCTTLDCPTLDCLKLDCPTRLWIKPIIQWPS, from the exons ATGTGGTTGGAGT tatgtggacacctgctcacaCTGGACTGCCTCACACTGGACTGCCCTAGACTGGACTGCCCTAGACTGGACTGCCTCACACTGGACTGCCCTACACTGAACTGCCTCACACTAGACTGCCTCACACTGGACTGCTCTACACTGGACTGCCCTACACTGGACTGCCTCACACTGGACTGCCCTAGACTGGACTGCCCTAGACTGGACTGCCTCACACTGGACTGCCCTACACTGAACTGCCTCACACTAGACTGCCTCACACTGGACTGCCCTACACTGGACTGCCTCACACTGGACTGCCCTACACTTGACTGCACTACACTGGACTGCCTCACACTGGACTGCACTACACTGGACTGCCTCACACTGGACTGCCTCTCACTGGACTGCCTCACACTGGACTGCCTCACGCTGGACTATCCTAGACTGGACTGCACTACACTGGACTGCCCTACACTGGACTGCCTCAAACTGGACTGCCCCACACGACT ACTGGACTGCCCTAGACTGAACTGCCTCACACTAGACTGCCTCACACTGGACTGCTCTACACTGGACTCCCCTACACTGGACTGCCTCACACTGGACTGCCTCACACTGGACTGCACTACACTGGACTGCCTCACACTGGACTGCCTCTCACTGGACTGCCTCACACTGGACTGCCTCACGCTGGACTGTCCTAGATTGGACTGCACTACACTGGACTGCCCTACACTGGACTGCCTCAAACTGGACTGCCCCACACGACTTTGGATCAAACCTATCATTCAATGGCCTTCATAA
- the LOC121586100 gene encoding uncharacterized protein DDB_G0274171-like, with the protein MDCPTLNCLTLDCLTLDCPRLDCPTLDCLTLDCLKLDCPTLDCPTLDCLTLDCLTLDCVTLDCLTLDCPTLDCPILNCLTLDCPTLDCPTLDCPTLDCPTLNCLTLDCTTLDCSTLNCPTLDCPTMDCLTLDCLTLDCLTLDCLKLDCPTLNCPTLDCPTLNFLTLDCLTLDCPTPDCLTLDCPTLD; encoded by the coding sequence ATGGACTGCCCTACACTGAACTGCCTCACACTGGACTGCCTCACACTGGACTGCCCTAGACTGGACTGCCCTACACTGGACTGCCTCACACTGGACTGCCTCAAACTAGACTGCCCTACACTGGACTGCCCTACACTGGACTGCCTCACACTGGACTGCCTCACACTGGACTGCGTCACATTGGACTGCCTCACACTGGACTGCCCTACACTGGACTGCCCTATACTGAACTGCCTCACACTGGACTGCCCTACACTGGACTGCCCTACACTGGACTGCCCTACACTGGACTGCCCTACACTGAACTGCCTCACACTCGACTGCACTACACTGGACTGCTCTACACTGAACTGCCCTACACTGGACTGTCCTACAATGGACTGCCTCACACTGGACTGCCTCACACTGGACTGCCTCACACTGGACTGCCTCAAACTAGACTGCCCTACACTGAACTGCCCTACACTGGACTGTCCTACACTGAACTTCCTCACACTGGACTGTCTCACACTGGACTGTCCTACACCGGACTGCCTTACACTGGACTGCCCTACACTGGACTAA